A window of the Thermodesulfobacteriota bacterium genome harbors these coding sequences:
- a CDS encoding NAD(+)/NADH kinase, whose amino-acid sequence MEVKKIHIVCKRGKEESLKIAKHIIEKYGKSFEVKLDETSAALLKYENKIELEQVGEGADLIVVLGGDGTLLSVSRNSVGREVPILGVNLGGLGFLTEVSVEELDGALEKILSGKMDVSKRMMLCVIVERKKEVILEFNVLNDAVITKDALARIIDVETYVDDEYLTTYRADGIIFSTPTGSTGYCLSAGGPILYPSMENIVVVPICPHTLTMRPLILPDDVVIRAVLKSKDEKVILTLDGQVGFPLEYGDEVLVQRSPIVTKLVKSPSKGYFEILRTKLKWGER is encoded by the coding sequence ATGGAGGTTAAGAAAATCCACATTGTATGTAAGAGGGGAAAAGAAGAATCCTTAAAAATCGCAAAACATATAATCGAAAAATACGGAAAATCCTTCGAAGTGAAGCTAGATGAAACATCAGCGGCCCTTTTAAAGTACGAAAATAAGATAGAACTGGAACAGGTAGGAGAAGGGGCTGATTTGATAGTTGTTCTTGGCGGGGATGGAACTCTTCTTAGCGTCTCTAGAAATTCTGTGGGAAGAGAAGTTCCTATTTTAGGAGTCAATTTAGGAGGACTCGGGTTTTTGACCGAAGTCAGTGTTGAAGAGCTAGATGGAGCTTTGGAAAAGATTCTTTCAGGGAAGATGGACGTGTCAAAGAGGATGATGCTATGTGTGATAGTCGAGAGGAAAAAGGAGGTGATCCTTGAATTTAACGTGCTAAACGATGCGGTGATAACGAAAGACGCTTTGGCTAGAATAATAGACGTAGAAACGTACGTCGACGACGAGTATCTAACGACTTACAGAGCCGACGGAATAATATTCTCAACACCAACGGGTTCGACAGGGTACTGCCTTTCTGCCGGAGGCCCGATTCTTTATCCTTCGATGGAAAATATCGTCGTTGTTCCCATATGCCCTCACACTCTCACTATGAGACCACTTATTTTGCCGGATGACGTAGTGATAAGGGCGGTTTTAAAATCAAAAGATGAAAAGGTGATCCTCACTCTAGATGGCCAAGTTGGTTTCCCGTTAGAATACGGGGATGAGGTTTTGGTTCAGAGATCTCCAATTGTGACGAAGCTTGTAAAATCCCCGAGTAAGGGTTACTTCGAGATTTTAAGGACCAAGTTAAAATGGGGCGAAAGATAA
- a CDS encoding UDP-2,3-diacylglucosamine diphosphatase codes for MKAIFFGDAHLGRKTVKEIDYLLNFIDETLYEADLIFILGDMFEFYYGDFSYEWFNPFLQRLRKLAEVGKEIFFLEGNHEFSLGKYFEERWLCKPIPSIVTYLDNLKVYISHGHEIKSSLLGRLLRKKLTYRLMELFGPRVSWRLAMALRPLLSNKKKGFNQKTVRLFRAYAEKKLKEGFDAIILAHSHIPDLYEIVDDDKRKVYLNTGDIIRSSTYGEYVSGQGFSLKKFLPGSEVSF; via the coding sequence TTGAAAGCCATCTTTTTTGGGGATGCCCACCTGGGCAGAAAAACAGTCAAGGAAATAGATTATCTTCTCAATTTCATAGATGAGACTCTCTATGAGGCCGATCTAATATTCATTCTTGGGGATATGTTCGAATTCTACTACGGGGATTTTAGCTACGAGTGGTTTAATCCCTTTTTGCAAAGACTGAGAAAGCTAGCGGAGGTAGGAAAGGAAATATTCTTCCTCGAAGGGAACCATGAGTTTTCACTCGGTAAGTACTTCGAAGAGAGATGGCTTTGTAAACCGATCCCATCAATCGTTACGTACTTAGACAATTTGAAGGTTTACATCTCTCACGGGCACGAGATTAAAAGTTCTCTTTTGGGTCGTCTCCTTCGAAAGAAGTTGACTTATAGGTTAATGGAGCTTTTTGGACCTAGAGTTTCATGGAGATTGGCAATGGCTTTGAGACCTCTTTTGTCGAACAAAAAAAAGGGATTTAACCAGAAAACGGTAAGGCTCTTTAGGGCTTACGCTGAAAAGAAACTGAAAGAAGGGTTTGATGCCATCATTCTTGCCCACTCGCATATTCCGGATCTTTATGAGATTGTGGATGACGACAAAAGAAAAGTATACCTCAACACGGGGGACATAATAAGGTCCTCCACCTACGGTGAGTATGTCTCAGGTCAAGGCTTTTCTTTAAAAAAATTCCTGCCAGGTTCTGAAGTCTCTTTTTAA
- the rfbB gene encoding dTDP-glucose 4,6-dehydratase, producing MRILVTGGCGFIGSNFIRYMLERYPYEIVNLDKLTYAGNLENLKDLEKDRRLRFVKGDIADLRLVEDVFDLGIDVLINFAAESHVDRSIIDPSDFIKTNVFGTYTLLEVAKRRGISKFIQISTDEVYGSLGPEGKFTEETPLCPTSPYSASKASADLLCLAYYKTYGLPVIITRCSNNYGPYQFPEKLIPLVITNALEDKELPIYGDGRNVRDWIHVIDHARAIDLVLHRGRPGQIYNIGADNERTNIEIVRMLLDILGKPYSLIKFVKDRPGHDRRYAIDAAKIKRELGFKTEIEFEKGLPETVNWYIENRSWWERIKSGDYMRYYEIVYGGR from the coding sequence ATGAGAATCCTCGTAACTGGAGGATGTGGTTTCATAGGGAGTAACTTCATAAGGTACATGCTGGAAAGGTATCCCTATGAAATAGTGAATCTTGACAAACTTACATACGCCGGAAATTTGGAAAATTTAAAAGATCTGGAAAAGGACAGAAGGTTAAGGTTTGTAAAGGGTGACATAGCAGACTTAAGGCTCGTAGAAGATGTTTTCGATCTAGGCATAGATGTTCTTATAAACTTCGCTGCCGAATCCCACGTGGATCGCTCAATTATAGACCCTTCGGACTTTATAAAAACAAACGTTTTCGGAACCTATACTCTGCTGGAAGTGGCAAAAAGAAGAGGAATCTCCAAATTTATCCAAATCTCAACGGACGAAGTTTACGGTTCGTTAGGACCTGAAGGAAAGTTCACAGAAGAAACCCCACTTTGCCCAACAAGCCCATATTCGGCATCGAAAGCTTCTGCCGACCTCTTATGCCTTGCATATTATAAAACCTACGGACTTCCAGTTATCATAACCAGGTGTTCAAACAATTATGGACCTTACCAGTTTCCAGAAAAGCTCATCCCCCTTGTGATAACTAATGCCTTGGAAGACAAGGAACTCCCCATATACGGCGATGGAAGAAACGTAAGGGACTGGATCCATGTTATAGATCACGCTCGCGCTATAGACCTCGTGTTACACAGAGGAAGACCGGGACAGATTTATAACATCGGAGCTGACAACGAGAGAACAAACATAGAGATTGTAAGGATGCTCCTTGACATACTTGGAAAACCTTACTCCCTCATAAAGTTCGTGAAGGACAGACCCGGGCATGATCGAAGGTACGCCATCGATGCTGCAAAGATAAAAAGGGAACTTGGCTTCAAAACCGAAATCGAATTTGAAAAAGGACTGCCGGAAACAGTTAACTGGTACATAGAGAATAGATCCTGGTGGGAGAGAATAAAATCTGGTGATTATATGAGGTACTACGAGATCGTCTATGGAGGAAGATGA
- the rfbD gene encoding dTDP-4-dehydrorhamnose reductase has protein sequence MRILFAGGKGLIGKNIVPFFLRFYECSVFDIEDWDILDEKKGKEIIKDLKPDIVVNLAAYTDVDGCEENTELAEMVNVYGAEIVARLCAENGIRLVHFSTDYVFDGKKNLPYIEEDVAVPLSVYGRTKLEGEKRVLAIHPNPLIIRTQWIYGHGGKNFVTKILEVSKTEKELYVVNDQFGSPTYAKDLAEPLKLLIDLKRNGIYHLSNSGICTWYELACEVFRIKQVSTKVIPVSSNEIKRKAKRPAFSALSTQKLKGETGYTLRHWKEALKEYLAEI, from the coding sequence ATGAGGATCCTCTTTGCAGGCGGAAAAGGATTAATCGGCAAGAACATAGTTCCCTTCTTCCTCCGTTTTTACGAATGTTCAGTTTTCGATATTGAAGATTGGGATATTTTGGACGAAAAAAAAGGCAAAGAAATCATAAAAGATCTTAAGCCTGATATTGTTGTGAATCTTGCCGCCTATACTGACGTTGATGGTTGCGAGGAGAATACCGAACTCGCAGAGATGGTAAACGTATATGGTGCAGAAATTGTTGCTCGTCTTTGTGCGGAAAACGGAATTCGTCTTGTCCACTTCAGCACTGACTATGTTTTTGACGGAAAAAAGAACCTTCCGTACATTGAAGAAGATGTAGCTGTGCCTCTTTCAGTTTACGGACGGACAAAATTGGAAGGAGAAAAGAGGGTACTTGCAATCCATCCCAATCCTCTCATTATTAGGACCCAATGGATCTATGGACACGGAGGAAAGAATTTCGTAACTAAAATACTCGAGGTATCAAAGACTGAAAAGGAACTTTACGTTGTTAACGACCAGTTTGGGTCTCCGACATACGCGAAAGATCTCGCGGAGCCTTTAAAGTTACTCATAGATCTTAAAAGAAATGGAATTTACCACCTTTCAAATTCGGGAATCTGTACATGGTATGAACTTGCATGTGAAGTCTTCAGAATAAAACAGGTTTCAACTAAGGTGATTCCTGTCTCGTCGAATGAAATAAAAAGGAAGGCCAAACGTCCTGCGTTTTCTGCTTTAAGCACTCAGAAACTCAAAGGGGAGACCGGTTACACATTAAGACACTGGAAAGAGGCTTTAAAAGAGTATCTAGCCGAGATTTGA
- the lptD gene encoding LPS assembly protein LptD translates to MRFFSALALLLFLFPSFSECAFSERAEKIEEVHVEAEVLEYEREKGIIVATGNVKLESKDRIFSASKVIFNEVTKEIFAYGNVYLRDGEDSIICERLYFDLEKKEGYIENGRIYIKRGNYHIEGDSIEKRGENRYCLKKASLTTCDPERPDWKFTAKNADIVVGGYARLRGAQFRIRNMPIFYLPWGIFPVKTERETGFLIPELRISSKDGIIFSPSFFWAIDKDKDATFYLSYIEERGLKPGVEFNYAIRNDKRGEWFFYIIDDRKYKHGRYELKGEHVETFARDLTLKVRGRFVSDIDYLKDFGEESEERSEALLKSLAYLEKRFKNAYFTGEVSYFRDLRQKNNDFTYKYLPFLSLFTDRLSILRNMFLFNINSEIVNFYRERGSKHARLNFEPSISKSYSSHGFNLKITGSPNIKLYLTEKDGEQTKTFRSVETLKLESSFNTHLKRRYSLGFQEGGLHSIIKPQITWTFLPKISLTNVPYIDPSDRLFETNILTYSLGHYLTTRGESPKELSIFEVEQSFSLTRTLEPSTLYEGSGRRFSDVKARLKLSLIKNLGFSNQSVINIYGDGLRAMINEFAYNPKEHTGISISHTYTKDLSHEISFGMMARYRDFYGKYGVRYSFFNHEWMDTSYEIKYSPLCWALTLKLTQTKRPKDTSFKINFDLKGITERAK, encoded by the coding sequence ATGAGATTTTTTAGTGCCTTAGCCCTCCTTCTTTTCCTTTTCCCATCCTTTTCGGAATGTGCCTTTTCAGAAAGAGCCGAAAAAATAGAAGAAGTTCATGTCGAAGCTGAAGTTCTCGAGTACGAAAGGGAAAAAGGGATAATTGTTGCGACTGGAAATGTGAAACTCGAATCAAAAGACCGCATATTTTCAGCATCAAAGGTCATCTTTAACGAGGTAACTAAAGAGATTTTTGCGTATGGTAACGTCTATCTTAGGGATGGAGAGGATTCAATAATATGTGAAAGACTTTACTTCGACCTCGAAAAGAAGGAGGGATACATAGAGAACGGAAGAATCTACATAAAGAGGGGGAATTACCACATAGAAGGTGACTCTATAGAGAAAAGAGGCGAAAATAGGTACTGTCTAAAAAAAGCGTCTTTGACAACGTGTGACCCTGAAAGGCCTGACTGGAAATTTACCGCAAAGAATGCTGACATAGTAGTTGGGGGGTACGCGCGCTTACGGGGAGCCCAGTTCCGGATACGGAATATGCCGATCTTTTATCTTCCGTGGGGAATATTTCCCGTCAAAACTGAAAGGGAGACGGGTTTTCTCATACCTGAATTAAGGATCTCGAGTAAAGATGGGATAATCTTTTCCCCGTCATTTTTCTGGGCCATAGATAAGGATAAGGACGCAACATTTTATCTTTCTTACATAGAGGAGAGGGGTTTAAAACCTGGAGTCGAATTCAACTACGCAATAAGGAACGACAAAAGGGGGGAATGGTTCTTTTACATCATCGATGACAGAAAGTACAAGCACGGAAGATACGAGCTAAAAGGAGAACATGTCGAAACCTTCGCTAGGGATTTAACGTTAAAAGTTAGGGGTAGGTTCGTATCGGATATAGACTATCTTAAAGACTTTGGGGAAGAATCGGAAGAAAGAAGTGAGGCGCTTCTTAAGTCTTTAGCTTACTTGGAGAAGAGGTTCAAAAACGCGTACTTTACTGGAGAAGTATCTTACTTTCGGGATCTACGTCAAAAAAACAACGATTTCACGTACAAGTACCTACCTTTTTTGAGTCTTTTTACGGATCGCCTCTCAATCCTAAGGAACATGTTCCTTTTTAACATAAATTCTGAAATCGTAAACTTCTACAGGGAAAGGGGCTCAAAACACGCGAGACTTAACTTCGAACCATCCATTTCTAAATCGTATTCATCACACGGATTCAACTTAAAAATTACAGGCAGTCCAAACATAAAGTTATACTTGACAGAAAAGGACGGTGAGCAAACAAAAACCTTTCGAAGCGTTGAAACGCTAAAACTCGAAAGTTCCTTCAACACTCACCTAAAAAGAAGATATAGTTTGGGATTTCAAGAAGGAGGCTTACATAGCATCATAAAACCACAAATCACTTGGACTTTCCTTCCAAAAATCTCACTTACCAATGTCCCATACATAGACCCATCGGATAGACTATTCGAGACAAACATTCTTACGTATTCTTTGGGTCACTATCTTACCACAAGGGGAGAATCCCCAAAGGAATTGTCAATTTTTGAGGTGGAACAGTCATTTTCGCTCACCCGTACCCTGGAACCTTCCACGCTCTATGAAGGAAGCGGAAGAAGGTTTTCGGATGTAAAGGCGAGGCTCAAGCTAAGCCTCATAAAAAATCTTGGCTTTTCAAATCAAAGTGTAATAAATATTTACGGTGACGGATTGAGGGCAATGATAAACGAGTTCGCTTATAACCCAAAAGAACATACCGGAATCTCAATCTCCCACACCTACACGAAGGACCTATCCCATGAGATCTCCTTCGGTATGATGGCAAGATACAGAGATTTTTATGGAAAATACGGGGTTAGATACTCGTTTTTTAATCACGAATGGATGGACACCTCATACGAGATAAAGTACAGTCCTTTGTGTTGGGCTCTTACGCTTAAACTCACCCAGACAAAAAGACCGAAAGATACGAGTTTTAAAATCAACTTTGACCTAAAAGGCATAACCGAAAGGGCTAAATAG
- a CDS encoding dTDP-4-dehydrorhamnose 3,5-epimerase family protein: MIEGVKVKKLTVIPDERGRLMEILRCDDEIFKKFGQIYLTTTYPGVVKAWHYHMIQDDYVACIKGMIKLVLYDAREGSPTKGEINEFYIGDYNFSLVVVPKMVYHGWKCISESEALIINIPTEPYNRENPDEYRIHPHLNDIPYRWDRRDG, encoded by the coding sequence ATGATTGAAGGCGTAAAGGTTAAAAAATTGACTGTTATCCCCGATGAGAGGGGAAGACTTATGGAGATACTCCGTTGTGATGATGAAATATTCAAAAAGTTCGGTCAGATATATCTTACGACTACCTACCCCGGTGTTGTAAAGGCATGGCATTACCACATGATTCAGGACGACTACGTAGCGTGCATCAAGGGAATGATAAAGCTTGTCCTCTATGACGCCCGGGAAGGATCACCGACAAAAGGTGAGATAAACGAGTTCTACATCGGTGACTATAATTTCTCACTAGTCGTTGTACCAAAGATGGTCTACCACGGATGGAAATGCATAAGTGAATCGGAGGCCTTAATAATAAACATACCGACAGAGCCTTACAATCGGGAAAATCCCGACGAATATAGAATTCATCCTCACCTAAATGACATCCCTTATAGATGGGACAGAAGGGACGGGTAA
- a CDS encoding sugar phosphate nucleotidyltransferase produces the protein MKGVILAGGLGTRLYPLTKITNKHLLPVYNKPMIYYPLETLIKAGIKDIMIVTGGNNAGDFLKLLGNGSEFGLKHLNYTYQEGEGGIAHALSLAEYFADGEPICVILGDNIIEKNIVKAVRNFEKQKTGAKILLKEVPDPERFGVAEIENGRLVRIVEKPKKPRSNLAVVGIYMYDSKVFDIIRTLKPSERGELEITDVNNAYIREGTMTYEMLEGWWTDAGTFESLLRANILVAQTGANND, from the coding sequence ATGAAAGGGGTCATCCTTGCAGGAGGACTTGGAACGAGGCTCTATCCCTTAACGAAGATCACGAACAAACACTTACTACCAGTCTACAATAAGCCGATGATTTATTACCCGCTGGAAACCCTCATTAAAGCAGGCATTAAGGACATAATGATAGTGACCGGTGGGAATAACGCTGGTGACTTCCTTAAGCTTTTGGGTAACGGGAGTGAGTTCGGTCTTAAACATCTCAACTACACCTATCAGGAGGGAGAGGGCGGGATTGCGCACGCTCTGTCTTTGGCGGAGTATTTTGCAGATGGGGAGCCTATCTGCGTAATCCTTGGAGATAACATCATCGAAAAAAACATAGTAAAGGCTGTTAGGAACTTCGAAAAACAGAAAACGGGTGCAAAGATCCTTCTAAAAGAGGTCCCGGATCCTGAAAGATTTGGGGTGGCGGAGATTGAAAACGGAAGGCTCGTAAGGATAGTGGAGAAACCCAAAAAACCAAGAAGTAACCTTGCGGTAGTAGGGATATACATGTACGATTCGAAAGTCTTCGACATAATCCGTACATTGAAGCCTTCTGAGAGAGGTGAACTTGAGATTACGGACGTCAATAACGCCTATATAAGAGAGGGCACCATGACTTATGAGATGCTTGAAGGTTGGTGGACTGACGCTGGAACTTTCGAGTCTCTACTTAGGGCAAATATACTAGTGGCTCAGACAGGTGCAAATAACGACTGA